From the genome of Aphanothece sacrum FPU1, one region includes:
- the psb35 gene encoding photosystem II assembly protein Psb35 — MNLFLQLLATAGQFPTYFVLVYVVGFIATVTIGSLAWYNSKRPAGWEDAQRPDFVPDMETKTKESEEKKS, encoded by the coding sequence ATGAATTTATTTTTGCAGTTATTAGCAACGGCTGGGCAATTTCCCACCTATTTTGTTCTAGTTTATGTGGTGGGGTTTATCGCGACTGTTACCATTGGTTCTCTTGCTTGGTACAATTCTAAACGTCCGGCCGGATGGGAAGATGCTCAACGTCCCGATTTTGTACCCGATATGGAAACAAAGACTAAAGAATCTGAAGAAAAGAAATCTTAA
- a CDS encoding tetratricopeptide repeat protein — MKSSDIDQLLNNLQQADEFARHRATSQLWQIWFEQKGEFGLELLKRSQFFLESGDTQKAEEMLTETIKNYPDFAEAWNRRAMLYFTQEKYQNSKQDCERVVQLIPYHFGAWHGLGLCLLALGQYSEAIQAFRQALEIQPYALVNQKLILECTALLN; from the coding sequence GTGAAATCTTCAGATATTGACCAATTATTAAACAACTTACAACAAGCAGATGAATTTGCCCGACATAGGGCCACATCTCAATTGTGGCAGATTTGGTTTGAGCAAAAAGGAGAATTTGGCTTAGAATTACTCAAACGTTCTCAATTTTTCTTAGAATCTGGCGATACGCAAAAAGCGGAAGAAATGTTGACGGAAACTATTAAGAATTATCCTGATTTTGCCGAAGCTTGGAATCGACGAGCAATGCTTTATTTTACTCAGGAAAAATACCAAAATTCTAAACAAGATTGTGAACGAGTTGTACAACTAATTCCTTATCATTTTGGGGCATGGCATGGCTTAGGATTGTGTTTATTAGCATTAGGTCAATATTCAGAAGCAATTCAAGCGTTTAGACAAGCTTTAGAAATTCAACCTTATGCTTTAGTTAATCAAAAGTTAATCTTAGAATGTACAGCTTTACTGAATTAA
- a CDS encoding SDR family NAD(P)-dependent oxidoreductase gives MRTKTALITGASSGIGTVFAQELATRQTNLVLVARSQDKLYQLAEQLQEKFSIQVEVIVQDLTESQGCQRVYGTVIEKGLEIDLLVNNAGFGDYGPFAERKLSRQVEMIQLNVVALVELTHLFLGTMQQRQSGAIINVASIAGFQPLPYLSTYAATKAFVLSFSEALWAENQKTGVRILALCPGPTESNFFKEAEFPTTLASKDKGNLVSAKSVVQDALKALESNTSNLVTGGLSNQVIVNISRFVPREFLASAIEKQFRG, from the coding sequence ATGAGAACGAAAACAGCGTTAATTACTGGTGCGTCGTCTGGTATTGGAACTGTGTTTGCTCAAGAATTGGCAACTCGTCAGACTAATTTAGTTTTAGTTGCCCGTTCTCAAGATAAACTATATCAACTTGCCGAGCAGCTACAAGAAAAATTTTCTATTCAAGTTGAGGTCATAGTCCAAGATTTAACCGAATCTCAAGGATGTCAAAGAGTTTATGGGACAGTTATAGAGAAGGGGTTAGAGATTGATTTATTGGTAAATAATGCCGGATTTGGGGATTATGGGCCATTTGCAGAGCGAAAATTGTCTCGACAGGTAGAGATGATTCAACTCAATGTGGTCGCTTTAGTCGAGTTAACTCATTTATTTTTAGGCACGATGCAGCAACGCCAAAGTGGGGCTATTATTAATGTAGCTTCTATTGCTGGATTTCAGCCTTTACCTTATTTATCAACTTATGCCGCTACTAAGGCTTTTGTGTTGAGTTTTAGTGAAGCTTTATGGGCAGAAAATCAAAAGACAGGGGTTCGTATTTTAGCTTTATGTCCTGGGCCAACGGAATCTAATTTCTTCAAAGAAGCAGAATTTCCTACAACTTTAGCTAGTAAAGATAAAGGGAATTTAGTCTCGGCCAAATCAGTGGTTCAAGATGCTCTAAAAGCATTAGAAAGTAACACTTCTAATCTTGTGACTGGCGGTTTGAGTAATCAAGTTATTGTTAATATATCTCGTTTTGTACCGAGGGAATTTTTAGCAAGTGCCATAGAAAAACAATTTAGAGGATAA
- a CDS encoding LptF/LptG family permease produces the protein MKVLKPLLDWWRSPVKEFSLTLMDRYITAQLIPPFLFCVGLVSSLGVAIGYLSDLANKIVDSNLPLIPALEILLLKVPEFTAYALPISIMLTTLLTYGRLSGDSELIALRGCGLSLYRIIAPALVLSLLVTGITFIFNELVVPTANYRATSILVEYLKEEHPFWQNKDIFYPDYEDISLPNGQIERRLKHLWYAEQFDGKQMKTLTLLVWLGEKLNKIVVSDSAAWNDQEDTWDFFNGTVYQIAPDASYRETFPFKHRQLPLDKAPFEFALQGRNPYEMNIVQARQYMKLLKLVGDDKKLLTFEVRVQQKIAFPFICLVFGLVGSALGVRPQHISRATGFGISVAIIFSYYLLGFLIGSLGLIGILSPFMAAWLPNFIGFAMGMWLLHRFSQS, from the coding sequence ATGAAAGTTCTTAAACCCCTACTTGACTGGTGGCGATCGCCTGTGAAGGAGTTTTCCTTGACCCTAATGGATCGCTATATTACCGCTCAACTGATCCCTCCATTTTTGTTTTGCGTGGGGTTGGTTTCGTCTTTGGGGGTAGCAATTGGCTATTTATCAGATTTAGCCAATAAAATAGTAGATTCTAATCTACCGTTAATACCTGCTCTTGAAATCTTGCTCTTAAAAGTACCAGAATTCACGGCCTACGCTTTGCCTATTTCGATCATGTTAACCACCCTATTAACCTATGGACGTTTGAGTGGGGATAGTGAATTAATTGCTTTACGAGGGTGTGGTTTAAGCCTTTATCGTATTATTGCGCCTGCTTTGGTACTCAGTTTATTGGTAACAGGAATTACTTTTATTTTCAATGAATTAGTAGTTCCTACAGCTAATTATCGAGCTACTAGTATCCTGGTAGAATATCTCAAAGAAGAACATCCTTTTTGGCAAAATAAAGATATTTTTTACCCTGATTATGAAGATATAAGCTTACCTAATGGACAAATAGAAAGACGTTTAAAACATCTATGGTATGCTGAGCAATTTGATGGTAAACAGATGAAAACCTTGACTTTGTTGGTCTGGTTAGGAGAAAAACTTAATAAAATTGTGGTGTCTGACTCAGCCGCTTGGAATGATCAAGAAGATACCTGGGACTTTTTTAATGGAACAGTTTATCAAATTGCTCCTGATGCTTCTTATAGAGAAACTTTTCCCTTTAAACATCGTCAATTACCTTTAGATAAAGCTCCTTTTGAATTTGCTCTACAAGGACGAAATCCTTATGAAATGAATATTGTCCAAGCTCGACAATATATGAAATTATTAAAATTGGTAGGCGATGATAAAAAATTGCTTACATTTGAAGTTAGAGTTCAACAAAAAATAGCCTTTCCTTTTATTTGTTTAGTCTTTGGTTTAGTAGGTTCTGCTTTAGGGGTTCGTCCTCAACATATCAGTCGCGCAACTGGTTTTGGTATTAGTGTAGCGATTATTTTTTCTTATTATCTTTTAGGTTTCTTAATTGGTAGCTTAGGACTAATTGGTATACTTTCTCCTTTTATGGCAGCTTGGTTGCCTAATTTTATCGGTTTTGCTATGGGAATGTGGTTATTGCATCGTTTTTCTCAATCTTAG
- the pheS gene encoding phenylalanine--tRNA ligase subunit alpha has protein sequence MATISHTLESELQTLQQEAQVAIAAITTLEEVEQLRINYLGKKGQLSRILGAMGKLSPEDRPRIGSLANEVKEALQTHLDQQRETLQKAQLQAQLQAESLDVTMPGVNRPLGRLHPLNSTVDRVLDIFVGLGYTVATGPHVETDYYNFEALNIPTDHPARDMQDTFFLADGRLMRTHTSPVQIRYMENHEPPIRIVAPGRVYRRDTVDATHSAVFHQVEILAVDKGLTFTDLKGTIKEFLRQMFGADLPIKFRASYFPFTEPSAEVDVQWKGKWLEVMGCGMVDPNVLKAVGYDPEIYTGFAAGLGVERFAMVLHQIDDIRRLYNSDLRFLRQF, from the coding sequence ATGGCTACTATTTCCCATACCCTAGAAAGTGAACTGCAAACCTTACAACAAGAAGCCCAAGTTGCGATCGCGGCTATTACCACTCTAGAAGAAGTGGAACAACTTCGCATCAACTATCTAGGCAAAAAAGGGCAACTCTCCCGAATTTTAGGGGCAATGGGCAAATTAAGCCCGGAAGATAGACCCCGTATTGGTTCTTTGGCCAATGAGGTGAAAGAAGCCTTACAAACCCATCTTGATCAACAACGGGAAACCTTACAAAAAGCCCAACTACAAGCCCAACTCCAAGCCGAAAGTCTAGATGTTACTATGCCTGGAGTGAATCGTCCTTTAGGTCGTCTTCATCCTCTTAATAGCACTGTTGATCGAGTGTTAGACATCTTTGTCGGGTTAGGATATACGGTGGCGACGGGGCCTCATGTAGAGACAGATTATTATAATTTTGAGGCTTTAAATATTCCGACAGATCATCCCGCACGAGATATGCAGGATACGTTCTTTTTGGCAGATGGCCGACTAATGCGAACTCATACCTCTCCTGTACAAATTCGTTACATGGAGAATCATGAACCTCCTATTCGTATTGTAGCCCCAGGACGAGTTTATCGCCGAGATACAGTAGATGCTACCCATTCAGCCGTCTTTCATCAGGTGGAAATTTTGGCAGTAGATAAAGGGCTAACTTTTACTGATCTTAAAGGAACAATTAAAGAATTTTTACGACAAATGTTTGGGGCTGATTTACCTATTAAATTTCGGGCTAGTTATTTTCCTTTTACTGAACCTTCGGCAGAAGTAGACGTACAATGGAAAGGAAAATGGTTAGAAGTAATGGGATGTGGCATGGTTGATCCCAATGTCCTTAAAGCTGTTGGTTATGATCCAGAAATTTATACTGGGTTTGCGGCTGGTTTAGGGGTCGAAAGGTTTGCTATGGTGTTACATCAAATTGATGATATTCGCCGTCTTTATAATAGTGATCTGCGCTTTCTACGTCAGTTTTAA
- a CDS encoding DUF29 domain-containing protein: protein MMTNYDKDLTIWAKDTAQLLRERRWDAIDWTHLIEEVEDLGKSERSAIASQMERIMVHLLKWQYQPQRRSDSWLDSINDGRSQIRRKLEDSPSLQSYPQQILEKEYIRARREAVRQTRLEIGIFPELCPYVIEQVIDDWLPDDNLT, encoded by the coding sequence ATGATGACTAATTATGATAAGGATTTAACGATCTGGGCAAAAGATACGGCTCAACTATTACGAGAACGTCGTTGGGATGCCATCGATTGGACACATCTCATCGAGGAAGTTGAAGATTTGGGGAAAAGTGAACGAAGCGCGATCGCCTCTCAAATGGAACGAATCATGGTACATCTGCTTAAATGGCAATATCAGCCTCAACGTCGTTCTGATAGTTGGCTAGACTCTATTAATGATGGACGTTCCCAAATTCGCCGTAAGCTTGAGGATAGTCCTAGTTTGCAGAGTTATCCCCAACAAATTCTGGAAAAGGAATATATCAGAGCGCGTCGAGAGGCAGTCCGACAAACTCGTTTGGAAATCGGCATTTTTCCTGAGTTGTGTCCTTATGTTATTGAACAGGTAATTGACGATTGGTTGCCTGATGATAATCTTACTTAA